The following coding sequences are from one Prochlorococcus marinus XMU1412 window:
- a CDS encoding virion host shutoff protein, which produces MKKFYKFLKSFLFISLWLILSSFLTQYWNTFHWEYVYLNFRLIFDKEFWFVVEKILLGFDIGYWLEEALKFLSYEIPKESFKYLPIYFVLKSIWIKN; this is translated from the coding sequence ATGAAAAAATTTTATAAATTTCTTAAAAGTTTTCTATTTATATCACTATGGCTTATTTTATCCTCATTTTTAACCCAATATTGGAATACCTTTCATTGGGAATATGTTTATTTAAACTTCAGACTTATATTTGATAAAGAATTTTGGTTTGTTGTAGAAAAAATTCTTTTAGGATTTGATATTGGTTACTGGTTAGAAGAAGCACTAAAATTCTTAAGTTATGAAATACCTAAAGAATCATTTAAATATTTACCAATTTATTTCGTATTAAAGTCTATTTGGATAAAGAATTAA
- a CDS encoding translation initiation factor IF-2 N-terminal domain-containing protein — MKGLRVLELSEALTVDSADLLAVCAILKIKATSRLSLLSFEECKKITDYYENKN; from the coding sequence ATGAAAGGTCTTAGGGTCCTAGAACTTTCTGAAGCACTTACTGTTGATAGCGCTGATTTATTAGCTGTTTGTGCAATTTTAAAAATAAAAGCCACATCTAGATTAAGCTTGCTTTCATTTGAAGAATGTAAAAAGATAACTGATTACTATGAAAATAAAAATTAG
- a CDS encoding glutathione peroxidase, which produces MQVDVQNTTVLSADGSSIKLGEYSGEVILVINVASYCGNTAQYEDLQKLHDLYSSKGLRILAFPCNDFGKQEPDSLSEIKDFCTTKYGVKFEIYEKVHAKGNTTEPYTTLNKVEPEGDVEWNFEKFLIGKDSKVIARFKPGVKPFDENLIAAIEVALDS; this is translated from the coding sequence ATGCAAGTTGACGTACAAAATACTACTGTTCTTTCCGCAGACGGATCATCCATAAAACTAGGTGAATATTCAGGGGAAGTCATTTTAGTTATTAATGTAGCTAGTTATTGCGGTAATACTGCTCAGTATGAGGATCTTCAAAAGCTACATGATTTATATTCAAGCAAAGGCCTGCGAATACTAGCATTCCCTTGTAATGATTTTGGGAAACAAGAACCCGACTCTCTTTCTGAAATAAAAGATTTTTGCACAACAAAATATGGAGTTAAGTTTGAAATCTATGAAAAAGTTCATGCCAAAGGCAACACCACAGAACCATACACAACCCTCAACAAAGTTGAACCTGAAGGAGATGTTGAATGGAATTTCGAGAAGTTTCTGATAGGGAAAGATAGTAAAGTAATTGCAAGATTCAAGCCAGGTGTTAAACCTTTTGACGAAAACTTAATAGCCGCTATAGAAGTAGCTTTAGATTCATAA
- a CDS encoding pilus assembly protein yields MKEIGEIKSNIYKIAAVTDRGQRLNKLISPMYEEKANEMDELIDALKDFSFEISEKLMSGEWELIFSNVELFRSSPFFLAIEKALNDEFKSNLFFKLHQLQVGSFGISTIGRIAQKIDFEKKEFISTFDTTIFGLTTIPILGWFKLLPTFGGRVITLASDLVLRNNLLDMNLQKTKVSKVDGLNKIPLFSELLMDRWYPVKEVWNKLPWNKESPNCQVSIIYLDDEMRIMQDMYGSIFIYIRPSISLLNSNTISND; encoded by the coding sequence ATGAAAGAAATTGGAGAGATAAAGTCAAATATATATAAAATAGCTGCTGTTACAGATAGAGGGCAAAGATTAAATAAATTAATTTCTCCTATGTATGAAGAAAAAGCTAATGAAATGGATGAATTGATTGATGCTCTTAAAGACTTTAGTTTTGAAATATCAGAAAAATTAATGTCTGGAGAGTGGGAATTGATTTTTTCTAATGTTGAATTATTTCGAAGTTCTCCTTTCTTCCTTGCTATTGAAAAGGCATTAAATGATGAATTTAAAAGTAATCTCTTTTTTAAATTACATCAATTGCAAGTAGGATCCTTTGGCATATCAACTATTGGGAGAATTGCTCAAAAGATTGATTTTGAAAAAAAAGAATTTATATCTACTTTTGACACTACAATATTTGGGCTTACAACTATTCCAATCCTAGGTTGGTTCAAACTATTGCCTACTTTTGGTGGAAGAGTAATAACCCTAGCAAGTGATTTAGTTTTAAGAAATAATTTACTTGATATGAACTTACAAAAGACAAAAGTTTCCAAAGTTGATGGACTTAATAAGATTCCATTATTTAGTGAATTACTTATGGATAGATGGTATCCAGTTAAAGAGGTATGGAATAAGTTACCTTGGAATAAAGAATCGCCAAATTGCCAAGTTTCAATTATATACTTAGACGATGAAATGAGAATTATGCAGGATATGTATGGGTCTATTTTTATTTATATAAGGCCTTCAATTTCCTTGTTGAATTCAAATACAATCTCTAATGATTAA
- a CDS encoding Nif11 family protein — protein sequence MSDKDLSNFLKKIEQLNQIAELIKNNPSKKLSLSKCKNHDEVIKLTTEWGFNIGKRWGEY from the coding sequence ATGTCAGATAAAGATCTAAGTAATTTTCTAAAAAAAATAGAGCAACTTAATCAAATTGCTGAGCTAATAAAAAATAATCCTAGTAAAAAGTTATCCCTTTCAAAATGCAAGAATCATGATGAAGTAATTAAATTAACCACTGAATGGGGTTTTAATATTGGTAAAAGGTGGGGAGAATATTAA
- a CDS encoding MAPEG family protein: protein MQVAFAWSLCLSVGVVLLSIIPLTIGRVKAGYSVENMSAPRALFDELPSFGKRAVWCHQNCWESISLHAPACLLCLISLTDSNIAIIAALIHPIFRFLYIGAYIFNIATARGLMWASGIFTTLLLYKEGLTQLI from the coding sequence ATGCAAGTAGCTTTTGCCTGGAGCCTTTGTCTATCAGTTGGTGTTGTTTTATTATCAATTATTCCATTAACTATAGGGAGAGTTAAAGCGGGATATTCTGTTGAAAATATGTCTGCTCCAAGGGCTTTATTCGATGAATTACCTTCTTTTGGAAAAAGAGCAGTTTGGTGTCATCAAAATTGTTGGGAAAGTATTTCCCTACATGCACCCGCATGTCTTCTTTGTTTGATTAGTTTAACTGACTCTAATATTGCAATAATTGCAGCATTGATTCATCCTATTTTTCGTTTTTTATATATTGGTGCATATATATTTAATATCGCCACAGCTAGAGGTTTAATGTGGGCCTCAGGAATTTTTACAACACTTTTGCTTTATAAAGAGGGCTTAACTCAATTGATATAA
- a CDS encoding DUF2470 domain-containing protein, translating to MKIISKETSKRVCDHMNNDHIDSVHKYLTHYGKISTFENAYMEEINNSYIKINYDGQSAIINFKNEISEEEIHSTLVSMIKDIKEENNL from the coding sequence ATGAAAATTATTAGTAAAGAAACAAGTAAAAGAGTTTGTGATCACATGAACAATGATCACATAGATTCAGTGCACAAATATCTTACCCATTATGGGAAGATATCAACATTTGAGAATGCCTATATGGAAGAAATTAATAATAGTTATATAAAAATCAATTACGATGGCCAATCAGCAATTATCAATTTTAAAAATGAAATATCTGAAGAAGAAATTCATTCAACTTTAGTATCAATGATTAAAGACATTAAAGAAGAAAATAATTTATAA
- the dusB gene encoding tRNA dihydrouridine synthase DusB → MSSNISLKGRGVNRIITSKVMLSPLAGVTDNIFRRLVRKWAPNSLLFTEMINATSLKKGYGIQKINQIDLEEGPIGVQIFDNRPYAVSEAAKQAEDSGAFLIDINMGCPVKKIAKKGGGSALIKDRKLAIELVKNVVKAVRVPVTVKTRLGWDSKEENIEDFLFKLQDAGATMITLHGRTRKQGYSGKSDWEMIGRLKKSLEIPVIANGDIKNPDDALNCLKKTNADGVMIGRGILGSPWKIGEIDYALRENKNFKEPNTEEKLYLIIEHLDELIKEKGDHGLLIARKHISWTCKDFKGASNLRNNLVRAVDKNEVKNLIIKMIKTLNNEKNRLA, encoded by the coding sequence ATGTCTTCAAATATAAGTCTAAAAGGAAGGGGAGTTAACAGGATAATTACGAGTAAGGTCATGCTATCGCCATTAGCAGGTGTTACAGATAATATTTTTAGACGACTTGTACGTAAATGGGCCCCAAACTCTTTACTTTTTACAGAAATGATAAATGCCACAAGTCTTAAAAAAGGATATGGCATACAAAAAATCAATCAAATAGATTTAGAAGAAGGTCCAATTGGAGTACAAATATTTGATAATAGGCCATATGCTGTTTCTGAAGCTGCGAAACAAGCTGAGGACTCTGGAGCTTTCTTAATTGATATAAATATGGGATGTCCAGTAAAAAAAATTGCAAAGAAAGGTGGAGGCAGTGCTTTAATTAAAGACCGAAAACTTGCTATAGAATTAGTCAAAAATGTTGTAAAAGCTGTTAGGGTTCCAGTAACAGTAAAAACACGACTCGGATGGGATAGTAAAGAAGAAAATATAGAGGATTTCTTATTTAAACTTCAAGATGCGGGAGCAACGATGATCACACTTCATGGAAGAACTAGAAAACAGGGGTATTCAGGCAAGTCAGATTGGGAAATGATCGGGAGACTTAAAAAGTCGTTGGAAATTCCAGTAATTGCTAATGGAGATATCAAAAATCCAGATGACGCTCTTAATTGTTTAAAAAAAACAAATGCTGATGGTGTAATGATTGGAAGAGGAATTTTAGGATCCCCATGGAAAATTGGAGAAATAGATTATGCTCTTAGAGAAAATAAAAATTTTAAAGAACCAAACACAGAAGAAAAACTATATTTAATTATTGAGCATCTTGATGAATTAATAAAAGAAAAAGGAGATCACGGATTGCTTATAGCGAGAAAACATATCTCATGGACATGCAAAGACTTTAAAGGAGCATCAAATTTGAGAAATAACTTGGTTAGAGCTGTTGATAAAAATGAAGTTAAAAATTTAATAATTAAAATGATTAAAACTCTGAATAATGAAAAAAATAGATTAGCTTAA
- a CDS encoding lectin subunit alpha: MDPLDPLTEIIYSGQGFSPAIALERIIWAMIGIFFLGAISRSITNSIRSQNWFGRNFLFSYSKDKKITDDTSSQPSCDEE; encoded by the coding sequence TTGGACCCTTTAGACCCACTTACTGAAATTATATATTCTGGTCAAGGTTTTTCGCCTGCAATTGCTTTAGAAAGAATTATTTGGGCAATGATTGGAATCTTTTTTTTAGGAGCAATTTCAAGATCAATAACTAATAGCATTCGAAGTCAAAATTGGTTTGGTAGAAATTTTTTATTTAGTTATTCTAAAGATAAAAAAATTACAGATGATACATCTTCCCAACCTTCTTGTGATGAGGAATAA
- a CDS encoding DUF1330 domain-containing protein produces the protein MTKSYWLKKISIPNADLFLEYIRTVLPWIKSVGGVIVKRDLIQESTSNEWDGGQLGLVIEFESKFAAKKAFYSEVFQKYLQSRDLMELVTISTL, from the coding sequence ATGACAAAGAGTTATTGGCTAAAGAAAATTTCAATTCCAAATGCTGATTTATTTCTGGAATATATAAGGACAGTATTGCCTTGGATTAAATCTGTGGGAGGAGTAATAGTAAAAAGAGATTTAATACAAGAATCAACCTCAAATGAATGGGATGGAGGGCAGCTTGGATTAGTAATTGAATTCGAATCAAAATTTGCTGCTAAAAAAGCATTTTATTCTGAAGTATTTCAAAAATATCTGCAGTCCAGAGATTTAATGGAACTAGTTACTATAAGTACTCTTTAA
- a CDS encoding restriction endonuclease produces the protein MKIFFILIIFIIFLIFIIVRDYQIKKKKLKLNNALNSNFFIQTINKLIDENKYNLLEERIRLREIDAYGNEDYKKWIGNPPLDEKAIEKNIFNGSKRFKEGIPYFYEKVILKEFGSTELFFEKWRSYCNENPTIDDEIIGSIRKLETEDWFVFIASQIEKSCLNLIEKSYSSKKKGNYKKGIRFENHCMEILKQNGWEVKETPITGDQGVDLIASINDLRICIQCKDHEKAIGNKAVQEISAGKLFWKGTHAIIVSKSGFTKSAHQLAKSNKVELINEYQLKVLEKFIV, from the coding sequence ATGAAAATTTTTTTTATTTTAATTATTTTTATCATTTTTTTAATTTTTATAATTGTAAGAGATTATCAAATTAAGAAGAAAAAGTTAAAATTAAATAATGCCTTAAATTCCAATTTCTTTATTCAAACAATTAATAAATTAATTGACGAGAACAAATACAATTTGTTAGAGGAGAGGATCAGATTAAGGGAGATAGATGCTTACGGTAACGAGGATTATAAAAAATGGATTGGCAATCCACCTCTTGATGAAAAAGCCATTGAGAAAAATATATTTAATGGATCTAAGCGATTTAAAGAGGGTATACCATACTTCTATGAAAAAGTAATTTTAAAAGAATTTGGAAGTACGGAATTATTTTTCGAAAAGTGGAGATCCTATTGTAATGAAAATCCTACTATTGATGATGAGATAATTGGATCTATTAGAAAGCTCGAGACTGAAGATTGGTTTGTTTTCATAGCAAGTCAAATTGAGAAATCATGCTTAAACCTAATAGAAAAAAGCTACTCAAGTAAAAAAAAGGGAAACTACAAAAAAGGTATTAGATTTGAAAATCATTGTATGGAAATTCTCAAACAAAATGGCTGGGAAGTAAAAGAGACCCCTATTACAGGAGATCAAGGGGTTGACTTAATTGCGTCAATAAATGATTTGAGAATATGTATACAATGCAAAGATCATGAAAAAGCAATTGGAAATAAAGCAGTTCAGGAAATTTCAGCTGGTAAATTATTTTGGAAAGGTACACATGCAATAATAGTCTCAAAATCTGGCTTTACAAAGTCTGCTCATCAACTAGCAAAATCAAATAAAGTGGAACTAATCAATGAATATCAATTAAAAGTTTTAGAAAAGTTTATTGTTTAA
- a CDS encoding PAP/fibrillin family protein — protein sequence METENDLLNLLLKSPNSESIRTIAEQLEIDHNFSFTKDRNDLQGVWELRWSSSNSPFLKYSPLIDNLQILDPLNLNGLNLLKPRGIKSIIGTGILLRLNYINENKIGVKFTHAGVIGPKFGRKNIKAMKEINNEQLGWLEITYLSNKLRICRGDKGTLFVLRKINSPTLFKNFKEFIKIY from the coding sequence ATGGAAACCGAAAATGATTTATTAAATTTACTTCTTAAATCTCCAAATTCAGAGAGTATACGTACTATTGCCGAACAACTTGAAATTGATCATAATTTTTCCTTTACCAAAGATAGAAATGATTTGCAGGGTGTTTGGGAGCTTAGGTGGAGCAGTTCTAATAGCCCTTTTTTAAAATATTCTCCTTTAATTGATAACCTTCAAATTCTTGATCCCTTAAATTTAAATGGTCTTAATTTACTTAAACCTAGAGGAATAAAATCAATTATTGGTACTGGCATTTTGTTAAGACTTAATTACATAAATGAAAATAAAATTGGGGTCAAATTTACACATGCTGGTGTTATTGGTCCTAAATTTGGAAGAAAAAATATAAAGGCTATGAAAGAAATAAATAATGAACAATTAGGGTGGTTAGAGATAACTTATTTAAGCAATAAGCTTAGAATCTGTAGAGGTGATAAAGGAACTTTATTTGTTTTAAGAAAAATAAATTCACCGACTTTATTCAAGAATTTCAAGGAATTTATTAAAATCTATTAA
- a CDS encoding acyl-CoA thioesterase, translating to MNSKPVWKIEKIVLPQDADHAGVMWHGKYFNWLEESRINALSEVGISYFELTKNGLDLPLINTSIKYKSPLFLGEKITIESEFNIDKSPRINVISKFHNKKNEILTIAEVNLVLINKLNFSIIRKRPDFLSEAFSKLNG from the coding sequence ATGAACTCAAAACCAGTTTGGAAAATAGAAAAAATTGTTTTACCTCAAGATGCAGATCATGCAGGAGTTATGTGGCACGGTAAATATTTTAATTGGCTTGAAGAAAGCCGAATAAATGCACTTTCAGAAGTAGGTATAAGTTATTTCGAACTAACTAAAAATGGCTTAGATTTACCTTTAATCAATACTTCTATAAAATATAAATCTCCTTTATTTCTTGGTGAAAAAATAACAATCGAGAGCGAATTCAATATTGATAAAAGTCCTAGGATTAATGTAATTTCAAAATTTCATAACAAGAAAAATGAAATCTTAACGATTGCTGAAGTCAATTTAGTCTTAATAAATAAACTGAATTTTTCTATAATAAGAAAAAGACCAGATTTCCTATCGGAAGCCTTTAGTAAGTTAAACGGTTGA